Proteins encoded by one window of Nitrincola iocasae:
- a CDS encoding RHS repeat-associated core domain-containing protein, giving the protein MGKPSARLGDNHSCPAVTGKTPHVGGPISSGSSDVFIGNQPAGRVGDSLVCNGPPDTLVSGSATVFINGRPAARMTDSTAHGGVIIGGLGSVLIGDGAAASSGEGEADQIAPCSPNCGNPVNPILGSKLLPATTDFALPAPAPFVFSRGYVSSNANIGILGQGWSVTGNNLRLTLQPIETPESNGTDATDALAEFDDFALEHSTEVTNQPVNQLILHDAHGRRIRFSELAPGAVVYSDSEQFWLARGGVQDLSDQQPTQSTNSHPSQHPAFNGLPESETLDENLYFVSTGQRVYLLKPCALDWQLAAEYTQQGYGTTYERDAAGLIQQVIDSAGRRYQFHYQVAANPEPDDPKVRLNAVDVDGEAACQLVQFDYNATGDLIAVRDRTHRIVIEYQWTQHILTGYTQPGRRTMHYEWTEHTPQGKVLKQIEEDGLTRTYDYQDTFTRVTDNLGREERYAFTGSGPNLRWSAHHRADGSEIHYSYNKQGQRLSEIDPLGGVTSYQRDGYGQLIYVSLPDKQHYRYQRDANGRLTQTQAPDGATHQFQYDDQGNISAITDALQHTSQIEYDYPSLPDRPTRRIDPEGATHHYTWTDLGQLASVTDCSDQTTQYEYDVWGQLIRVTDPLEQITCFEYNAVGQRTAVILPDRSQLHYTYNNEGLLSEARDAKGVIQSLRYDAKGQVIAETDANNHTRRYRYDLAGRPIEITNANGATYAFEYDTLDRVVREVGFDGRERHYTYNLRGDLIQQQEVVNGETQSTTLHYDALGRLLARELPATEMAPEQVEHFRYDAVGRLVQADNIYARVEWTYDPSGALLIEQQWHKNAHLALQRAEVEPPECDQFLPPIPVKEVVWEWHNQTEYNSQGLPTLTQQGEHPMGWLTYGSGHLLALRLGTLEFSIEPDALHREQTRQIQVRDQAQPLLTRERRYNPVGLLAAQRDIYISGEQHLSDQSHPIQIHQYRYDARFRLTGLTQSIPTSEPNTPLITQVAQTFEYDPAGRLTGSALQSPTGNHEHHYALDPEGNRINGLPSSQSTWSTNRIDQYQRAEYRYDNAGNLIEKRTPYDLQSFEYDGLQRLSSVTRQRPGYPTTKTYYVYDALSRRIAKQVFPERCPSQLTRYGWDGDQLVHEDTGEQRTTVFYEPSSFAPLFRVDELGIDALEASGLTLEQFNDHNINTPRYSAFITNHLGTPTKLIDEDGHLLWSAEPDDWAAIKNERTVPNLQQPIRFQGQWLDEETGLYYNRYRYYDPKQGRYITQDPIGLAGGLNSYAYVANPTGWVDPLGLHPLLSGLARVATRIRQASTAITVTQAQQANDIGNAISNARALPQCIYHDKIMPSQIPPIEEHFREIADQTRQTKIEGCESDRRNQLQSGARYSLEDIQANYNLCIMDAERDIGEQIAADATRVKDIVADQQKRTRELCLPGVPNP; this is encoded by the coding sequence ATGGGCAAGCCCTCTGCACGTTTAGGCGACAACCACAGCTGTCCTGCCGTTACCGGTAAAACCCCGCATGTTGGCGGCCCCATTTCCAGCGGCTCTAGCGATGTTTTTATAGGCAATCAACCGGCGGGGCGTGTGGGTGATAGCCTGGTGTGCAATGGCCCTCCGGATACCCTTGTCAGTGGTTCTGCCACGGTGTTTATCAATGGTCGCCCTGCCGCGCGCATGACCGATTCCACCGCCCATGGCGGGGTGATTATCGGTGGACTGGGGTCTGTGCTAATCGGTGATGGCGCAGCCGCTAGTTCAGGTGAAGGCGAAGCTGACCAAATTGCGCCCTGCTCCCCCAACTGTGGCAATCCGGTTAACCCGATTCTCGGCTCCAAGTTACTGCCCGCCACCACTGACTTTGCGTTGCCAGCACCGGCTCCGTTTGTTTTTAGCCGTGGTTATGTTTCCAGCAATGCCAACATCGGTATACTAGGGCAAGGCTGGTCAGTCACGGGTAACAACTTGCGTTTAACCCTCCAGCCTATAGAAACACCGGAGTCTAATGGAACAGACGCCACGGATGCGTTAGCAGAGTTTGACGACTTCGCATTAGAGCACAGCACCGAAGTCACGAATCAGCCAGTTAATCAATTGATCTTGCATGATGCCCATGGTCGGCGGATTCGCTTTTCAGAATTAGCCCCCGGTGCTGTGGTCTATTCAGATTCTGAACAATTTTGGTTGGCCCGTGGCGGTGTTCAAGACCTATCCGATCAACAACCCACACAGTCCACAAACTCACATCCAAGCCAGCACCCCGCGTTTAACGGTCTACCTGAATCTGAAACTCTTGATGAAAATCTCTACTTCGTATCCACCGGCCAGCGTGTCTATCTGCTTAAACCCTGTGCACTGGATTGGCAGCTAGCCGCTGAATATACCCAACAGGGTTACGGCACCACCTATGAACGTGATGCCGCCGGTCTGATTCAGCAGGTGATTGACAGTGCTGGCCGACGCTACCAGTTTCATTATCAAGTGGCTGCCAACCCCGAACCTGACGACCCCAAGGTGCGCTTAAATGCGGTCGATGTCGATGGCGAAGCTGCCTGCCAACTGGTTCAATTTGATTACAACGCCACGGGTGATTTAATCGCTGTCCGCGATCGTACCCATCGAATCGTAATAGAGTATCAATGGACTCAGCATATACTAACCGGTTACACCCAGCCGGGCCGTCGCACCATGCACTACGAATGGACCGAGCACACACCGCAAGGCAAGGTACTCAAACAGATTGAAGAAGACGGCCTGACACGCACATATGATTATCAAGACACCTTCACCCGTGTCACCGATAATCTCGGACGTGAGGAGCGTTATGCCTTTACCGGCAGCGGCCCTAATCTACGCTGGAGTGCACATCACCGCGCGGACGGTAGTGAAATTCACTACAGCTACAATAAACAGGGCCAGCGGTTATCTGAGATCGACCCATTGGGTGGCGTCACCAGTTATCAACGTGATGGCTACGGTCAGCTGATTTATGTTTCTCTACCGGATAAACAGCACTACCGCTACCAACGGGATGCCAATGGACGTCTGACACAGACCCAAGCTCCTGATGGTGCAACCCATCAGTTTCAATATGATGATCAGGGCAATATCTCTGCCATCACTGATGCTCTTCAGCACACCTCGCAGATTGAGTATGATTACCCGAGCTTACCGGACAGACCCACACGACGCATTGATCCAGAAGGCGCAACGCACCACTATACCTGGACAGACCTGGGCCAACTGGCCAGTGTCACCGATTGCTCTGATCAGACCACCCAGTATGAATATGATGTATGGGGGCAATTGATTCGAGTCACCGATCCACTGGAGCAGATCACCTGCTTCGAATACAACGCCGTTGGCCAACGCACCGCTGTCATCTTGCCGGATCGCAGCCAGTTGCACTACACCTACAATAACGAGGGCTTGTTGAGTGAGGCCCGCGATGCCAAGGGGGTAATTCAGTCACTGCGTTACGACGCTAAAGGCCAGGTCATTGCCGAGACCGATGCCAATAACCATACCCGCCGTTATCGTTATGACCTGGCCGGTCGTCCGATTGAAATCACCAACGCCAATGGCGCGACCTATGCGTTTGAGTATGACACCCTGGACCGGGTGGTGCGCGAGGTCGGCTTTGATGGCCGTGAACGTCACTATACCTATAACCTGCGCGGGGATCTGATCCAGCAGCAGGAAGTGGTCAACGGCGAAACGCAATCCACGACCTTGCATTATGATGCCCTCGGCCGTTTGCTGGCCCGTGAACTGCCTGCTACCGAAATGGCACCCGAACAGGTGGAGCACTTCCGCTACGATGCCGTCGGTCGCCTGGTCCAGGCGGATAATATTTATGCGCGGGTTGAATGGACTTACGATCCCTCTGGGGCGCTCCTGATTGAACAGCAATGGCATAAAAACGCGCACCTCGCACTGCAACGTGCTGAAGTCGAGCCACCGGAATGCGACCAATTCCTGCCCCCTATACCGGTTAAAGAGGTTGTCTGGGAGTGGCATAATCAAACCGAATACAACTCGCAGGGCCTACCCACGCTGACCCAACAGGGTGAACATCCCATGGGCTGGCTCACCTACGGCAGTGGGCATTTGCTGGCATTACGCCTGGGCACCCTGGAGTTCTCTATTGAACCCGATGCCCTGCATCGGGAGCAGACGCGTCAGATTCAGGTCAGAGATCAGGCACAGCCTCTGCTGACACGCGAACGCCGTTACAACCCAGTGGGTTTACTGGCGGCCCAACGCGATATCTATATCAGCGGTGAGCAACACCTCTCCGATCAAAGCCACCCGATTCAGATCCATCAATACCGCTACGATGCCCGTTTTCGTTTAACCGGCCTTACGCAATCAATCCCAACCTCAGAGCCCAACACGCCACTGATCACACAGGTGGCGCAGACGTTTGAATACGACCCTGCCGGGCGCTTAACCGGCAGTGCATTACAAAGCCCAACGGGCAACCATGAACACCACTACGCGCTGGACCCTGAAGGAAACCGCATCAACGGCCTGCCCTCCAGTCAAAGTACCTGGTCGACTAACCGTATTGATCAATACCAGCGTGCCGAATACCGCTATGACAATGCCGGTAACCTGATCGAAAAACGTACCCCTTACGATCTGCAGTCCTTTGAATACGACGGCTTACAGCGGCTCTCCAGCGTCACACGCCAGCGGCCCGGCTACCCAACCACGAAAACCTATTACGTCTACGATGCCCTGTCGCGGCGCATCGCTAAACAAGTGTTCCCCGAACGCTGCCCGAGCCAGCTCACCCGCTATGGCTGGGACGGAGATCAACTGGTGCATGAAGACACTGGCGAACAACGCACCACAGTGTTCTACGAACCCAGTAGTTTTGCGCCCCTGTTTAGAGTCGATGAACTCGGCATTGATGCCCTCGAAGCCAGTGGACTGACACTGGAACAATTTAACGACCACAATATCAACACCCCACGCTACAGCGCCTTCATCACCAACCACCTCGGCACCCCGACCAAACTGATCGACGAAGACGGCCACCTGCTCTGGAGCGCAGAACCCGATGACTGGGCAGCCATCAAAAACGAACGCACGGTGCCGAACCTACAACAACCGATTCGTTTTCAAGGCCAATGGCTGGATGAAGAAACCGGACTGTATTACAACCGCTATCGTTACTATGATCCCAAGCAAGGGCGGTATATCACCCAAGATCCGATTGGATTGGCGGGTGGGCTGAATAGCTATGCGTATGTGGCCAATCCGACCGGGTGGGTTGATCCGTTGGGGTTGCATCCTTTGCTTTCGGGCCTTGCTCGTGTCGCAACAAGGATTAGACAAGCTTCTACAGCTATTACAGTAACACAAGCACAGCAAGCCAATGACATAGGAAATGCCATTAGTAACGCTAGAGCCTTACCACAATGCATATATCATGACAAGATTATGCCATCTCAAATACCTCCGATTGAAGAGCATTTCCGTGAAATAGCGGATCAAACTCGTCAAACCAAAATTGAGGGGTGTGAAAGCGATCGACGCAATCAATTGCAATCGGGTGCACGTTATTCCCTTGAGGATATTCAGGCAAACTATAACCTGTGCATTATGGATGCTGAACGCGACATAGGGGAACAAATCGCTGCAGATGCAACCAGGGTGAAGGATATAGTTGCAGATCAACAGAAACGCACGAGGGAGCTATGCCTTCCTGGCGTTCCAAACCCATAA
- a CDS encoding type VI secretion system Vgr family protein — protein MALFTQQDRLLAIDTPLGSDVLLLTRLKGQENISSLYAFDVELYSASTQIEADKIVGENVTLKIMQTDTLGLRSGGYRHINGYVRRFRGEGEQLQGLRRYTAEVVPWLWFLTQTSDSKIFQNKTIKQIATEIFAENGFNDFEFRLIGQHPIREYCVQYQESDFTFLSRLFEEEGIFYYFHHEDGKHTLIIADHNGAYETCQEGSVSYQAGSLSAHSIHAWSHQYEFRTGRYAKRDYDFKKPSDRLQTGVAADMPLNGVKRFEHFIYPGRYEDKSFGDQLTRLRIEQDEASHDQVKGESGCRSFTPGHSFTLNRHDDAPDEMDDYLLLGVDHQASDYSYTSQDDVEREYKNTFRAMPASRVYRPAMITGWPKMQGPQNAMVVGPAGEEIYTDNYGRVKIQFPWDRYGQYNENSSCWVRMSNNWAGKNWGGIFIPRIGQEVIVDFYDGNPDRPIITGRVYNAEQMPPNSLPANKTRMTLRSDTHKGEGFNELTFEDEAGEEFIYIHAQKNMELQVQNSRHKRVEFDDTATIGNNSYLAVAHDRIEKIDQNQDTTITGNLTEKIDGNQGITLGGDQHTKAGGDITYKTGGEIVLDARKITLVSGGTALVVSAGSVNVVPSLNVGSASPGTAAIPAIPEVLDTASGTGSPFVSHCPKSAA, from the coding sequence ATGGCTCTCTTTACCCAACAGGACCGGCTCCTGGCTATCGATACCCCACTGGGGTCTGATGTATTGTTACTGACCCGATTAAAGGGGCAGGAAAACATTTCGTCGCTGTATGCATTTGATGTGGAACTCTATTCCGCCAGTACCCAGATTGAGGCAGACAAAATCGTGGGTGAAAATGTGACGCTGAAAATTATGCAGACAGACACCCTGGGACTTCGCTCAGGTGGCTATCGGCATATTAATGGTTACGTCCGGCGCTTTCGGGGTGAAGGTGAGCAGTTGCAGGGATTACGCCGTTACACGGCCGAAGTGGTGCCCTGGTTATGGTTCTTAACACAAACCAGCGACTCGAAAATCTTCCAGAACAAAACTATTAAACAGATCGCTACTGAGATCTTTGCTGAAAATGGTTTTAATGATTTTGAGTTCCGACTGATCGGGCAGCACCCGATCAGGGAATATTGCGTGCAATACCAGGAAAGTGATTTCACCTTCCTGTCTCGTCTGTTTGAAGAGGAAGGGATTTTCTATTATTTCCATCACGAAGACGGCAAACATACCCTGATTATCGCTGACCATAATGGTGCTTATGAGACCTGCCAAGAAGGCTCAGTGAGCTACCAGGCTGGTTCTTTGTCGGCACATAGTATTCATGCCTGGTCGCATCAATATGAGTTTCGAACCGGACGTTATGCCAAACGTGACTATGATTTCAAAAAGCCTTCTGATCGACTGCAGACGGGTGTCGCGGCAGATATGCCCTTAAATGGTGTGAAACGCTTTGAGCATTTTATCTACCCGGGCCGCTACGAGGACAAAAGCTTCGGTGATCAACTCACCCGTTTACGCATTGAACAGGACGAAGCCTCCCACGATCAGGTCAAAGGTGAAAGTGGCTGCCGGAGCTTTACGCCCGGGCATAGTTTTACCCTGAATCGGCACGATGATGCCCCCGACGAGATGGATGACTACTTGCTGCTGGGCGTAGATCACCAGGCCAGTGATTACAGCTACACCAGTCAGGATGACGTCGAGCGCGAATACAAAAACACCTTCCGCGCCATGCCAGCTTCCCGCGTCTATCGTCCGGCGATGATTACCGGCTGGCCAAAAATGCAGGGACCCCAGAACGCCATGGTGGTCGGCCCGGCCGGTGAAGAGATCTACACCGACAACTATGGCCGGGTAAAAATTCAGTTTCCCTGGGACCGCTACGGCCAGTACAACGAAAACAGCTCCTGCTGGGTCCGCATGAGCAACAATTGGGCCGGCAAGAATTGGGGTGGCATATTCATACCCCGTATCGGTCAGGAAGTGATTGTCGACTTCTACGACGGCAACCCGGACCGACCGATCATCACCGGGCGTGTCTACAACGCTGAACAGATGCCGCCCAACAGCCTACCGGCGAATAAAACCCGCATGACCCTGCGCAGCGATACGCACAAGGGGGAAGGGTTTAATGAGCTCACCTTTGAGGATGAGGCGGGTGAAGAGTTTATTTATATCCATGCGCAGAAAAACATGGAATTGCAGGTGCAAAACTCACGCCACAAGCGAGTTGAGTTTGATGATACCGCCACTATTGGCAATAACTCCTATCTGGCCGTTGCTCATGACCGCATCGAAAAAATCGATCAGAATCAAGATACGACTATTACCGGTAATTTGACTGAAAAAATTGATGGCAATCAGGGGATTACCCTGGGTGGCGATCAACACACCAAAGCGGGAGGCGATATCACCTATAAAACCGGTGGTGAAATTGTTCTGGATGCCAGAAAGATCACCCTGGTGTCTGGTGGGACGGCTTTGGTAGTGTCCGCAGGCAGTGTCAACGTGGTTCCCAGTCTCAATGTGGGTTCTGCATCGCCAGGCACCGCCGCTATACCCGCTATCCCAGAGGTTTTGGATACAGCGTCGGGCACAGGTTCCCCCTTTGTTTCTCACTGTCCCAAGAGTGCCGCATGA
- a CDS encoding DUF4123 domain-containing protein encodes MSSITRPTWIGQCQVRVHPGHDIPWAGNAQDGRSYVVIQADTQNEFEAALLTSLEELHLDLTGLEEVEPLLQHFARQGMSRPLVELAQQLNDDNRVVFGRFEPVNRGPLQAGNAETIDTQCRQESDSSITHLPPPPLGSEVEWGSLLQSDAEPLWAIVDGVNWPEIQSLLSEHLPPHACLYSTQDVQSQAIAPWLVRLEPDNPITYIVQARPQDSHALILFQSQSQLKALRDHFRLFTLVWTPADEQAPIYFRFYDPRVLTDLFSALDPWKQTRFCAPVSAFYVPLSPWLRVPEWAKLDQPLPLTAALDSYQQRLLKLAPADNLPDNVITGSRGFRITAKEFEQFGFLNACRQQNSLAITLHQHYAERCSMDDYLRYAALAPKLGKQFDCHSTKHVKTLAQCLVLLGEHFPQNYPQALTFLKDKHKSAHERIEGLWQWVPQGLLLQKLESTYEQQVGHESNDNDQTMEDLFSPLKGGTQ; translated from the coding sequence ATGAGTTCAATAACAAGACCGACCTGGATCGGACAGTGTCAGGTACGCGTTCACCCGGGGCACGATATTCCCTGGGCTGGCAATGCTCAGGATGGTCGTAGCTATGTGGTGATTCAAGCTGACACCCAGAATGAATTTGAAGCCGCTTTGTTAACCTCGCTAGAGGAGCTGCATCTCGACCTTACTGGGCTTGAAGAGGTTGAGCCCTTGCTGCAGCATTTTGCTCGTCAGGGTATGAGTCGCCCCTTGGTAGAGCTGGCTCAGCAGCTCAATGATGATAATCGAGTGGTCTTTGGAAGGTTTGAACCGGTCAATAGGGGACCCTTACAAGCAGGGAATGCAGAAACAATAGATACCCAATGCCGCCAGGAAAGTGACTCTAGCATCACGCATCTACCACCGCCCCCACTGGGTTCAGAAGTAGAATGGGGATCTTTACTACAGTCAGATGCAGAACCACTTTGGGCCATCGTAGACGGTGTAAACTGGCCTGAAATCCAATCGCTGTTGAGCGAGCACCTGCCGCCACATGCGTGTTTGTATTCGACGCAGGATGTCCAGTCTCAGGCGATAGCCCCTTGGTTGGTTCGTCTGGAACCCGATAATCCCATAACCTACATTGTTCAAGCACGACCACAAGATAGTCATGCGCTAATTCTGTTTCAAAGTCAGTCTCAATTAAAGGCACTGCGAGATCATTTTCGCTTATTTACCCTGGTCTGGACCCCCGCTGATGAACAGGCACCGATCTATTTTCGTTTTTATGACCCACGTGTCCTGACAGATCTGTTCAGTGCGCTTGATCCTTGGAAGCAAACCCGATTTTGTGCCCCGGTCAGTGCTTTTTATGTGCCGCTGAGCCCCTGGCTGCGTGTTCCGGAATGGGCTAAGTTGGATCAGCCCCTGCCACTGACCGCTGCGTTGGATAGTTACCAGCAGCGTCTGCTTAAACTAGCGCCTGCCGATAATCTACCAGACAATGTTATTACTGGAAGTCGTGGTTTCCGTATTACTGCAAAAGAGTTTGAACAGTTTGGCTTTCTAAATGCCTGTCGTCAGCAGAACAGCTTAGCCATCACGCTACATCAGCATTATGCCGAACGCTGTTCTATGGATGACTACCTCCGCTATGCTGCGCTAGCCCCCAAGTTGGGGAAACAATTTGATTGCCATTCAACCAAGCACGTCAAAACACTTGCCCAGTGCCTGGTGCTTTTGGGTGAACACTTCCCACAGAACTATCCACAAGCACTCACTTTTTTAAAAGATAAGCACAAATCAGCCCATGAACGCATAGAAGGGTTATGGCAATGGGTGCCGCAAGGGCTCTTACTGCAAAAACTTGAGTCTACGTATGAGCAACAAGTTGGACATGAATCCAATGATAACGACCAGACCATGGAAGACCTGTTCAGCCCACTAAAAGGAGGTACCCAATGA
- a CDS encoding PAAR domain-containing protein: MKPVARLGDLHQCPKHKHGTTAITQVAGNSTDDGRPIACVGDKTACGATIIEGSSTAFIDGRAVAYVGSKTDHGGVIITGSSTAKVQS, translated from the coding sequence ATGAAACCCGTCGCTCGCTTAGGTGATTTACACCAATGTCCAAAACATAAACACGGCACCACTGCAATTACGCAGGTAGCGGGCAATTCCACCGATGATGGTCGTCCGATAGCCTGTGTGGGTGATAAAACCGCCTGTGGTGCCACGATTATCGAAGGCTCATCCACAGCTTTTATCGATGGACGCGCCGTGGCCTATGTGGGCTCTAAAACTGATCATGGTGGAGTGATTATTACTGGTTCCTCCACGGCAAAGGTACAGTCGTAG
- a CDS encoding DUF4870 family protein → MNEVVAQEKPTTEGTAKIVYILYLVSMIVGITGLVGVVMAYINRKDAPDWLKTHYQFQIRTFWIGMLYVLVGLLLMFVLIGFLILLFWVVWLIVRCVKGMKSLDQKQAHPNPTGWMF, encoded by the coding sequence ATGAATGAAGTAGTAGCGCAAGAAAAACCAACCACCGAGGGAACGGCAAAGATCGTCTATATCCTCTATCTAGTCAGCATGATTGTCGGTATCACGGGACTAGTCGGCGTTGTAATGGCATACATTAACAGAAAAGACGCTCCTGACTGGCTGAAAACCCACTATCAGTTTCAAATCAGGACGTTCTGGATTGGAATGCTATATGTGCTGGTAGGTTTACTATTGATGTTCGTGCTTATCGGATTTTTGATTCTTTTGTTCTGGGTGGTTTGGCTTATTGTCCGCTGTGTCAAAGGTATGAAGTCACTTGACCAGAAACAAGCACATCCAAATCCGACTGGTTGGATGTTTTAG